The bacterium genome contains the following window.
TCGTCTTGAACTTGGCAGGACTTACATAAGAAAAGAGAGTTATAGTGAAGCAATAAATGTACTTAAAGAAGTCAAAAAAGGTAGGGAGGAGGCAAGTAAATTGGTAGTAGATGCATATTTTCTGTCTAAAGATTATCAAAATGCGATAAAATTGGGTAAAGAGTTTATTACTGGCTTTTCAAAATCCAAGTTTAAAGGGGAGGTGCTGACAAGGATAGGCAATTGTTATGATTCGTTAAAGTTATTTGAAGATGCTATTAAATATTATGAGGAGGCAGTAAAACTTGGATATGATAGATTTGAGCTCGGTCTCTCAATAGGAAACGATTTACTCGCCCTAAATAAGACTGATGAGGCGTTGCAGAAATTTATTAGCTTAAGAGAGTTTGTTAAAAAGAAAGCAAAAGATACATTAGAACTGAAAATAGCCAACTGCTACAGGAGATTGAGGCAGCCTGAAAAGGCAATTGAAATATTAGAAGGAGTTAAAAGTTCACCTCTTGCCTTATACGAAATGGGTATGATATATGAAGAGGATTTATTTAACTTAGATACTGCGCAAGTATATTATGAGAATGTGCGAAAGACTGCTACTTCATCTGAGCTTGCAACCGATGCATTGTTAAGGTCGTCAAGGATTGGCAAGCTTGCTGAATACAGAGAAAAGGTGCAGGATTCGACTCAAGCTGCGGATGTAGTGAAGACGCAGTTTTTGCTTGCTGAGTTGTACTGGGTTGAGTTCAAGAAAGTAGACGATGCTATCCGTGAGTATGAAAGGGTGGTACATGATTTTCCAGAGAGTGAGTATGCTCCAAAGGCGGCTTATTCTATTGCATGGCTTTATGAATATAACAAAGATAAAAAAAAGGCAATAGAATACTATGAGAGGGTGGAGAGAGCTTTTCCTGGTACTGAATATGCGGAATCGGCAAAGAAAGCTATAATGAGGTTAAAAGAGGGGGATAAAAATGATGAATGATTGAGAGTCTAAAAGTATAAGAGTGTGATGAATGAGAAAAAAAATGAGAGTAGTAAAGAATGAATGTTTAAAGGGAGGCATTTTTTTATTAACAATTGAAGACAAGGAAATCGCAACAACTTCCGAGCCTGGTCAATTTGTGCATATCAGGGTAACGGATAATTACATACCTCTCTTGCGTCGGCCGTTTAGTATTCACTGTATAGAAGGGGACACATTCAAGGTACTCTATAAAGTTGTAGGTATAGGGACGAAGCTACTTTCAAGTTATAAATCTGGTACTAAACTTGACATAATTGGGCCGCTTGGTGATGGGTTTGATACTTCTAATTATAGAAGGCTAACCTTTGTAGCCGGTGGTATAGGTGTAGCTCCATTATACTTTCTTGCAACTTGTAATAAAGATAAGAATTTAACTATACTTATAGGGGCAAGTACTAAGGAAAAAGTCCTATGTGAAGCTGAGTTTCGTGAACTTGGTAATGTTATAGTTGCAACAGAAGATGGCTCTTATGGGGTGAAGGGTGTTGTCACAGATTTACTTACCACTGTGGAAAAACCTGATCTCCTACTTGCTTGTGGTCCTTCTCAAATGCTCAAATTCATAAGGTCTTATGTGTTAACCCATTCTATACCTTGCCAGTTATGTTTGGAGCAGCACATGGCTTGTGGTATAGGTGTCTGTTTAGGTTGTGCAGTGAAGTCAAAGGATGGGTATAAACATGTATGCAAGGATGGGCCTGTGTTCTGGGCAGATGAAGTAGAAATATAAATGATGAATGGGTAGGAGTCTAAAAGTGAGTAATTGGTTGATTTTTGGGTGTGGATTAGGTAAAATCTTAAGAGTGCTTTTTGTCTATAGCGTGTGGAATGTCAGGCGACATTATTTATGGGAGGTAGCAGTATAAAAAATTGTCGTGTGTTTTTAGTGTCCTTACTTGTATTTATTTTCTTTGTTATTGGTTTTTCACCCCAATATTCATGTGCTGGAAAGCGCCCATAGGGCTGAGGTTAAGACATTAAATAATAAAGTTTATCCTGTAAAGAGTGTTGTAGCAGAGGATAGGGAGGCAGACCTCATTAGGCTTTCTGTGGATATTTCTCAGGAAGTTGTGTCTCCTCTGTCAGTAAGCACTTCTATTCCCGAAGTAGGCGAGCGAGTTAGAGTAATTGGTGTTCCGTTAGGACTTGAACAAACAGTTTCTCGGGTTAGAGGAGACGGAGCCCGTTTTTTTCAAGCTCACAACCGAGCCTGATGTAACAGTCTATTTTATGCCCAATCAGGATGACTGTGGTGGTACAAATAAATAAAAACATTTGACTTCTCTGGAATTTAGAGCTAAAATTAAAATGAAGAAATAAGATATTGTGGTTGATAGAAAAAATATAGGAGTCAAGGAGAGAGGTAGAACCATAAATATAGGCTCTGTCCCTATCCCTACCTATCCCCTTAATTAATAAGAGAACGAAAGAAGTTAATGAAAACTTGGTGGATGGTTTCTGTATTTTTCGGTCTATGGTAGATTTAAGTATTAAGATAGGTAGTCTTGTGCTAAAGAATCCTGTTATGTTGGCGTCGGGGACTTGTGGGGCAGAGTTGGCAAAGTTTACAGATGTTGGTGAACTTGGTGCAATAATAACGAAGTCAATAACTCTTGAGCCTGTTATTGGCAATGCTCCACCAAGGGTCGCTGAGACTGTAGGCGGTATGCTTAATTCAATAGGGCTTGAAAATCCTGGAGCTACAGAATTTATAAGAGAAAATTTACCAGATTTCTTATCGCTTGGTCTACCTGTGATTGTGAGTGTAGGTGGTAAGAGTCAGGCTGAATATGTTGAAGTTGTGGAAAGATTTGACCCAACTGCTGTAAGTGGGTTTGAAATAAATGTATCGTGTCCAAATGTTGAAGAAGGTGGGATTGAGTTTGGTAAAGATGCAAAAGTTGTAGAGGCACTAACACAAAAGATAAGAAAAGCGGTCCAAAAGCCGATAATAGTGAAACTATCACCAAATGTACCTGATATAC
Protein-coding sequences here:
- a CDS encoding tetratricopeptide repeat protein, producing MNKYLLPFLCILGCAYYNTFYNAKDYYQKAIKTSPPKQDLLDKSIQRCEKIVKYYPKCKWVPDAIFLMGQCFLKKGEYELAERKFKELIEYYPRHRLSNTARLELGRTYIRKESYSEAINVLKEVKKGREEASKLVVDAYFLSKDYQNAIKLGKEFITGFSKSKFKGEVLTRIGNCYDSLKLFEDAIKYYEEAVKLGYDRFELGLSIGNDLLALNKTDEALQKFISLREFVKKKAKDTLELKIANCYRRLRQPEKAIEILEGVKSSPLALYEMGMIYEEDLFNLDTAQVYYENVRKTATSSELATDALLRSSRIGKLAEYREKVQDSTQAADVVKTQFLLAELYWVEFKKVDDAIREYERVVHDFPESEYAPKAAYSIAWLYEYNKDKKKAIEYYERVERAFPGTEYAESAKKAIMRLKEGDKNDE
- a CDS encoding dihydroorotate dehydrogenase; translation: MVDLSIKIGSLVLKNPVMLASGTCGAELAKFTDVGELGAIITKSITLEPVIGNAPPRVAETVGGMLNSIGLENPGATEFIRENLPDFLSLGLPVIVSVGGKSQAEYVEVVERFDPTAVSGFEINVSCPNVEEGGIEFGKDAKVVEALTQKIRKAVQKPIIVKLSPNVPDIQALAIAAERGGADAISLINTIYGLKVNLETKTSDLGGITGGLSGPCIKPVALYYVYKASQACKIPIIGVGGIMDAGDALEFIVVGASAVEIGTANFVNPNAGVEIVNGIKDYCERCGIKSVKELIGTRRFK
- a CDS encoding S1C family serine protease; protein product: MLESAHRAEVKTLNNKVYPVKSVVAEDREADLIRLSVDISQEVVSPLSVSTSIPEVGERVRVIGVPLGLEQTVSRVRGDGARFFQAHNRA
- a CDS encoding dihydroorotate dehydrogenase electron transfer subunit, whose amino-acid sequence is MRVVKNECLKGGIFLLTIEDKEIATTSEPGQFVHIRVTDNYIPLLRRPFSIHCIEGDTFKVLYKVVGIGTKLLSSYKSGTKLDIIGPLGDGFDTSNYRRLTFVAGGIGVAPLYFLATCNKDKNLTILIGASTKEKVLCEAEFRELGNVIVATEDGSYGVKGVVTDLLTTVEKPDLLLACGPSQMLKFIRSYVLTHSIPCQLCLEQHMACGIGVCLGCAVKSKDGYKHVCKDGPVFWADEVEI